The Kitasatospora albolonga nucleotide sequence ATCGTGCTGCGCGCCTACGCCGCCGAGGGCCACAGCCCCGCCACCGTCATGGCCCGCGCCTCCGTCTTCCTCCACGAGCTGGACACCGACCGCTTCGCCACCTGCACCTACGCCGAGGTCGACCTGACCACCGGGGTCGTCCAGTTCGTCCGGGCGGGCCATGTCGACCCGCTGGTCCGGGACGTGGACGGGAGCTGCCGCCGGATGCCCGCCGAGGGCGGGCTGCCGCTCGGCCTCTCCGCCGAGTTCGGGCGGCTGGAGTACCCGGTGGGCACGGCGGAGCTGGACCCGGGCCAGACGATGATCCTGTTCACCGACGGGCTGGTGGAGCTGCCCGGCTCCGACCTCGACGAGGGCATGCAGCTGCTGACCACGCTCGTCTCCAACGGCCCGCAGAACCTCCAGAAACTGGCCGACGAACTCTGCGACGCCGTCGACGTGCGCGGCGGCCAGGACGACGTGGCGCTCCTGCTGCTCCGCCGCCGGGCCGCCCAGGCCCCCCAGCCCGGCGGACGGCTCCGCCAGCACGTCGCCCAGAACGACCCCGAGGCGCTCAGCTCGGCCCGGCACATGATCCGGGCGGCGGTACGCGCCTGGGGGGCCAAGGAGCGGGCCGACGAGATCGAACTGGCCGCCGACGAGCTGATCACCAACGCCCTGATGCACACCGACGGCGGGGCCGTCGTGACGATCCGGGTGATGGCCGGCTCCGAGCGGCGGCTGCGCGTCGACGTGGAGGACCGCTCCAGCGCCCTGCCCCGGCGCCGGGACGCGGGGGAGTCGGGGGTCTCGGGGCGCGGGCTGATGCTCGTCGACCGGCTGGCCGACGTCTGGGGCGTGGAGTCCCGGGGCAGCGGCAAGTGCGTGTGGTGCGAGTTCCTGATCCCCGAGCGGTCGTGATGCGCGGAGACCCGTGCTGTAACAGTACGTAACATGTCCGTACTTGACCGTAACCGACCGCAAAGGATTGACTGCGGGGGTACGGCCGTTCCGCCCCCGACGACATGAGGCCCCCTGTTGGGAACCGAACTCCTGGCCCCGCTCGACCTGGCCTTCTGGCACCTCGAATCCGACGCCCACCCCATGCACCTGGGCGCGCTCGCCGTCTTCGCCCCGGTGCCGGGTGCCACCCCGCCCCACGTCCTGGAGCTGCTCCGCACCCGGGCCGCCGCGATCCCCCGGCTGCGGATGTGCGTACGGGACGTCCTGCTGCCGGTCGGCGGCGCCGCCTGGGCCGTGGACAAGGACTTCGACGTGCACCGGCACGTGCGCCGCGTCACCGTGGCCGACGGCGACTTCATGGCGGGCGCCACCCGGCTGGCCGGGGAGCTGATGGAACAGCCGCTGGGCCGGGGGCTGCCGCCCTGGCAGATGTACCTGATCGGCGGCGCCGCCGACGGGCCCTTCGCCGTGCTGGTCAAGCTGCACCACGCGCTGGCCGACGGGATGCGGGCGGTCGCCATCGGGGCCGGGATCTTCGACGAGATCGCCGCCACCACCGCCCGGTCCGCCGCGCGCGGCCGTCCCGCCGTCCCGCCCCGCTCCTGGCTCCCCGACCCCCGCGAGATGGCGGGCATGGCCCTCGGCCGGATCGGCGAGGTCGGCCGGGCGCTGGGCGTGGGCGCCTCCGTCGTCCGCGCGGGCCGCCTGGACCTGCGCTCCACCGCCCTCACCGCACCCTCCAGCGGCACCCGGCGGCTGGCCACCGCCGACCTGGACGCCACGGCCCTCCAGCGCGTCCGCCGGGCCGAGGGCGGCACCGCCAACGACATCCTGCTCGCCGTGGTCGCCGGGGCCCTGCGCCGCTGGATGGCGGAGCGCGGCGAGGCGCTGCCCGGCACCGACCCGCGCGCCCTGGTCCCCGTCTCCCGGCGCAGGCCCGGCGGTACGGTGACGGGGAACCGCCTCTCCGCCTACCTCCTCGACCTGCCCGTCGGCGCGGCCGACCCCCGCGAACGGCTCCGGGCGGTCCGGGCGGCGATGGACCGCAACAAGGCGGCCGGGCCCCTCAAGGGCGCCGGAGCCGTCGCCGTACTCGCCGACCAACTGCACCCGCTGGCCCACCGGTTCGGCGCACCCCTGGCCGCGAACGCCGCCCGGATGCTCTTCGACCTGCTCGTCACCAGCGTGCCCCTGCCCCGCTCCGCGCTCTCGCTCGGCGGCTGCCCGCTGAGCGCGCTCTACCCGATGGCACCGCTGGCCCGGGGCCAGTCGCTGGCCGTCGCCCTGTCGACGTACGGCGGCCGGGTGCATGTGGGCCTGGTGGCGGACGGCAAGGCGCTGCCCGACCTGGACCGGCTGGCCGGGGCGGTGGCGGAGGAGTTCGGGGAGCTGGAGGCGCTGGTGACCGGCTCGGACGCCCGCGTGCCCGAGCCGGTCGTCTGACAGGCAGCCGTACGCCGCCTGCGGCAGGCTGGACGCATGCCCGAGCTGCCCGAAGTCGAAGCCCTGCGGGTCTTCCTCGGCGACCACCTGGTCGGCAAGGAGATCGCCCGCGTCCTCCCGCTGGCGATCAGCGTCCTGAAGACGTACGACCCGCCGCTGACCGCCCTCGAAGGCACCACCGTCACCTCGGTCGCCCGCCACGGCAAGTTCCTCGACATCGGGGCGGGCGGGCTGCACCTCTGCACCCACCTGGCCCGGGCGGGGTGGCTGCGCTGGAAGGACTCCTTCCCGGCCGCCCCGCCGCGCCCCGGCAAGGGACCGCTCGCCCTGCGGCTGGTGACCGCGGACGGCGACGGCTTCGACCTCACGGAGATGGGCACCAAGAAGCGCCTCTCCGTCCACCTGGTGCGCGACCCCATGGAGGTCCCCGGCATCGCCCGCCTCGGCCCCGACCCCCTCGCCGACGCCTTCGACCGGGACGCGTTCGCCGCGGTCGTCGGCGGGGCGCGCCGCCAGATCAAGGGCGCGCTCCGCGACCAGTCGCTCATCGCGG carries:
- a CDS encoding wax ester/triacylglycerol synthase family O-acyltransferase, which produces MGTELLAPLDLAFWHLESDAHPMHLGALAVFAPVPGATPPHVLELLRTRAAAIPRLRMCVRDVLLPVGGAAWAVDKDFDVHRHVRRVTVADGDFMAGATRLAGELMEQPLGRGLPPWQMYLIGGAADGPFAVLVKLHHALADGMRAVAIGAGIFDEIAATTARSAARGRPAVPPRSWLPDPREMAGMALGRIGEVGRALGVGASVVRAGRLDLRSTALTAPSSGTRRLATADLDATALQRVRRAEGGTANDILLAVVAGALRRWMAERGEALPGTDPRALVPVSRRRPGGTVTGNRLSAYLLDLPVGAADPRERLRAVRAAMDRNKAAGPLKGAGAVAVLADQLHPLAHRFGAPLAANAARMLFDLLVTSVPLPRSALSLGGCPLSALYPMAPLARGQSLAVALSTYGGRVHVGLVADGKALPDLDRLAGAVAEEFGELEALVTGSDARVPEPVV
- a CDS encoding endonuclease VIII, which produces MPELPEVEALRVFLGDHLVGKEIARVLPLAISVLKTYDPPLTALEGTTVTSVARHGKFLDIGAGGLHLCTHLARAGWLRWKDSFPAAPPRPGKGPLALRLVTADGDGFDLTEMGTKKRLSVHLVRDPMEVPGIARLGPDPLADAFDRDAFAAVVGGARRQIKGALRDQSLIAGIGNAYSDEILHVAKMSPFKRTADLDEDDITRLYTALRTTLKDAVARSAGVEAGKLKSEKRSGMRVHGRTGEPCPVCGDTILEVSFSDSSLQYCPTCQTGGKPLADRRMSKFLK